In one window of Janthinobacterium sp. 1_2014MBL_MicDiv DNA:
- a CDS encoding enoyl-CoA hydratase/isomerase family protein codes for MAESTLIDTVKLEERDCPGGMKLGVITLDAPKSLHALTLDMIRVLDAALVRWADDDAIACVVLQSSTDKAFCAGGDVRSLRSAVAEQPGIVPNPQALAFFAEEYRLDHRIHTYAKPLLVWGGGIVMGGGLGLMAGASHRVVTESTRIAMPEITIGLFPDVGGSWFLGRMPGRSGLFLGLTGAPLNAADALFAGLGDHFLRQEERAMVLDALALAQWQASPQANHQQLSRLLRGFSAPASLLPVSEVRANFDAIAALTQAPTLPEVVAAIAAYDGDSAWLQKAAHSLDKGAPSSAALVWAMRERTRHLSLAQVFQLELIVAVQCCAHGDFSEGVRALLIDKDNAPQWQPASLADVSAAYLDEYFAAPWTQHPLADLSI; via the coding sequence ATGGCTGAAAGCACCCTGATTGATACGGTGAAGCTCGAGGAGCGCGACTGTCCCGGCGGCATGAAGCTGGGCGTCATCACCCTCGATGCGCCGAAATCGCTGCATGCGCTGACCCTGGACATGATCCGCGTGCTCGATGCTGCCCTCGTGCGCTGGGCCGACGATGATGCCATCGCCTGCGTGGTGCTGCAATCGTCGACGGACAAGGCCTTTTGCGCCGGCGGCGACGTGCGCAGCCTGCGCTCGGCCGTCGCCGAGCAGCCCGGTATCGTACCGAACCCGCAGGCGCTGGCCTTCTTTGCCGAGGAATACCGGCTCGACCACCGCATCCATACCTATGCAAAACCGCTGCTGGTGTGGGGCGGCGGCATCGTCATGGGCGGCGGCCTGGGCCTGATGGCGGGCGCCAGCCACCGCGTGGTGACGGAAAGCACGCGCATCGCCATGCCGGAAATCACCATCGGCCTGTTCCCCGACGTGGGCGGCAGCTGGTTCCTGGGCCGCATGCCGGGACGCAGCGGCCTGTTCCTGGGCTTGACGGGCGCGCCGCTGAACGCGGCCGACGCGCTGTTTGCGGGCCTGGGCGACCATTTCCTGCGCCAGGAAGAGCGCGCCATGGTGCTCGACGCGCTGGCGCTGGCGCAATGGCAAGCGAGTCCGCAGGCCAATCACCAGCAGCTGAGCCGTTTGCTGCGCGGTTTTTCGGCGCCGGCGTCGCTGTTGCCCGTGTCCGAAGTGCGGGCCAATTTCGACGCCATCGCCGCGCTGACGCAAGCGCCTACTCTGCCCGAAGTGGTGGCCGCCATTGCCGCGTATGACGGCGATTCGGCCTGGCTGCAAAAGGCCGCGCATTCGCTGGACAAGGGCGCGCCCAGCTCGGCCGCCCTGGTGTGGGCCATGCGCGAGCGCACGCGGCATCTGAGCCTGGCGCAAGTGTTTCAGCTGGAATTGATTGTCGCTGTGCAATGTTGTGCCCATGGCGACTTCAGCGAAGGGGTGCGCGCCTTGCTGATCGACAAGGATAACGCGCCGCAGTGGCAGCCGGCCAGCCTGGCTGACGTCAGCGCAGCGTATCTGGACGAGTATTTTGCGGCACCGTGGACGCAGCATCCCTTGGCTGATTTATCCATTTAA
- the mmsB gene encoding 3-hydroxyisobutyrate dehydrogenase: MQHIAFIGLGNMGAPMARNLVAAGFHVSVFDLAPAAVASLVEAGATAAASASAAVQTADAVITMLPANKHVQELYLAEGGVLDSAKAGALFIDCSTIAADVARQVAQAATARGFAMIDAPVSGGTAGAAAGTLTFIVGGPDAALQQARPLLEKMGKNIFHAGEAGAGQVAKICNNMLLGILMAGTAEALNLGVAHGLDPKVLSDIMAKSSGRNWTLEVYNPWPGVMEGTPASRNYSGGFGTALMLKDLGLAQQASLSSNAATPLGGLVRQLYQVHAQAGYAQQDFSSIVQLLRPGLQQAAE; the protein is encoded by the coding sequence ATGCAACATATCGCTTTCATCGGCCTGGGCAACATGGGCGCGCCGATGGCCCGCAACCTGGTCGCCGCCGGCTTCCATGTATCCGTCTTCGACCTGGCGCCGGCCGCCGTGGCCTCGCTGGTCGAGGCGGGCGCTACGGCGGCCGCGTCCGCCAGCGCGGCCGTGCAGACGGCCGACGCCGTCATTACCATGTTGCCGGCCAACAAACATGTGCAGGAACTGTACCTGGCCGAAGGCGGCGTGCTCGATTCGGCCAAGGCTGGCGCCCTGTTCATCGATTGCAGCACCATCGCCGCCGATGTGGCGCGGCAAGTGGCGCAGGCGGCCACGGCACGCGGCTTTGCCATGATCGATGCGCCCGTCTCGGGCGGCACGGCCGGCGCGGCGGCCGGCACCCTGACCTTCATCGTGGGGGGGCCGGACGCGGCCTTGCAGCAGGCGCGGCCTTTGCTGGAAAAGATGGGCAAGAACATTTTCCATGCGGGCGAGGCCGGTGCGGGCCAGGTGGCGAAGATTTGCAATAACATGTTGCTGGGTATCTTGATGGCCGGTACGGCCGAGGCATTGAACCTGGGCGTGGCGCATGGGCTGGACCCGAAAGTCTTGTCCGACATCATGGCCAAGAGCTCGGGCCGCAACTGGACCCTGGAAGTGTACAACCCGTGGCCAGGCGTCATGGAAGGCACGCCCGCTTCGCGCAATTACAGCGGCGGCTTCGGCACGGCGCTGATGCTGAAGGATCTGGGCCTGGCGCAGCAGGCCAGCCTGTCGTCGAATGCCGCCACGCCATTGGGCGGCCTGGTGCGCCAGCTGTACCAGGTGCATGCCCAAGCCGGTTATGCGCAGCAGGATTTTTCCAGCATCGTGCAGCTGCTGCGGCCTGGCTTGCAACAAGCTGCTGAGTGA